One segment of Solanum stenotomum isolate F172 chromosome 1, ASM1918654v1, whole genome shotgun sequence DNA contains the following:
- the LOC125853778 gene encoding putative E3 ubiquitin-protein ligase LIN: protein MSHNSMASLSSSTPPVFSYDDDKLDLESVRQVVVVINQHITALLADTKSWKSLKLKCSSKLDVCSNRGYLEFSEQSILSNLYWGIESIEAALQAKWSQERTSRLQNSENMLQVPASLDEHGETAGIPNSYLTGYSYFYLSVVRKLQGDEWQVAMHFLQALAVSPRLLHTEIATELCRRLSVLCFEQEPHSKDENEVYAMMVKMARRYKAWLMYYQIMSSGEDASLRNGESSSIASTQHELQQIMSKSSDSCKHENKQCSSSNFEKVHPFNAQNDAKNEEEKTIITSNECTKEKQVAITELRSGVAETPKNSTTKCLKDILLDSESETFDFSGSSSASEIFHEEYAEDMEITSKWSLENQQTEAFYQNQKSSRSSLFLESLVCKSQVSGLRHNEGSRVEITNSLSRRFSSSFSHTDLSAEGIRGLKTHIHLSGNNEAATMQQGLQMIDSRSDGYPMSMTLRDYQLCKTQHPRISSRQKNRCKKTLKEISEYAEENSQAEQAALLEKIISKLCFSEEFGDSKDYTVDLTTIYELLNNKTGLKYSLLKDIIIDQLLRAISTSREEHVIRESVSVLSIIISRNRSLVDDVKRKGLQLNHLATALKKNVHEAAILIYLINPSPAEIKTLELLPCLVDVVCASNNYKCSLRTLRITPPAASLMIMEALVTAFDYTSSETQLAVISSPEVLSGLLDVSRNNNLEEIIALAAVLIRCMQFDGQCRKQINHSAPLAPFISLLRSNHERATSIALEFFHELLRIPRSSAIEVLQKIQQDGSNNNMSALLLLIQKSQPEYKILAANLLLQLDMLEETSGKFVYSEEAMEALLESVSCEENSATQALSAFILSNLGGTFSWSGEPYTIPWLLKKAGLTSLPHKNMIKNVDFSDKCLQDIGIETWCSKVARRFLKFGSPLFHALEKGLKSESRSTSRDYLAATAWLGSEITKAPDDLRYAACEILLSRIEQFVHPGLELEERLLGCLCIYYYTSGRGMKKLVNFSEGVRESLRRLSNMSWMAEELLKVADYIQPNKWRISCVHTQILEMSSSHSGAVTSLTYYNGELYSGHTDGSIKAWDIKGQEATLVRDVREHKKAVTCFSISESGNCLLSGSADKTIKIWQMFERKLECTETILTKDPIQNINTHGELIFAVTQSHKMKVFDGSRKASKYFKNKSIRCGTLINGKLYIGCTDSSIQELAIPNSRQQEIKAPSKSWSMKNKAVNSLVVYKDWLYSASSTIEASHIKDWRKNKKPQISMSPEKGGNVLAMEVVEDFIYLIFSASMSNIQIWLRGTQHKVGRLSAGSKITSLLTANDIIICGTETGMIKGWIPL from the exons ATGTCACATAATTCAATGGCTTCTCTATCTTCTTCCACTCCTCCAGTATTTTCATATGATGATGATAAACTAGACCTCGAGTCGGTACGCCAAGTCGTTGTTGTTATAAATCAGCACATAACTGCATTGCTAGCAGATACAAAATCTTGGAAATCCTTGAAATTGAAATGCAGTTCCAAGCTTGATGTTTGTAGTAATAGAGGGTATCTCGAGTTTTCGGAGCAGTCGATATTGTCTAATCTTTATTGGGGGATAGAGAGTATAGAAGCAGCACTTCAAGCAAAATGGAGTCAAGAGAGAACCTCAAGGCTGCAGAATTCAGAGAATATGCTTCAAGTGCCAGCATCACTTGATGAACACGGAGAAACAGCAGGAATTCCAAACAGTTATTTGACAGGCTACTCTTACTTTTACCTCTCTGTTGTTAGAAAGCTCCAAGGGGATGAGTGGCAGGTTGCTATGCATTTTCTTCAAGCTCTTGCTGTTTCTCCTAGGCTTCTTCACACTGAAATTGCTACCGAACTCTGCAGACGGTTATCTGTCTTATGCTTTGAGCAGGAACCACATTCCAAAGATGAGAATGAGGTCTATGCTATGATGGTAAAGATGGCCAGGAGATATAAAGCTTGGCTTATGTATTATCAAATTATGTCCTCTGGAGAAGACGCCTCTCTGAGGAACGGTGAGTCCAGCAGCATCGCTTCAACTCAACATGAATTACAACAGATAAT GAGTAAATCTTCAGATTCATGTAAGCATGAAAACAAGCAGTGCAGCTCTTCAAAT TTTGAGAAGGTGCATCCTTTTAATGCCCAAAATGATGCTAAGAATGAGGAAGAGAAGACAATTATCACATCCAACGAGTGCACAAAGGAAAAACAGGTAGCTATTACTGAACTAAGGAGTGGCGTAGCAGAAACACCCAAGAACTCAACCACCAAATGCCTCAAAGATATATTGCTTGATTCAGAGTCAGAGACATTTGATTTCAGCGGCAGCAGTTCTGCAAGTGAAATTTTTCATGAG GAATATGCAGAAGACATGGAAATCACTTCAAAATGGAGCCTAGAAAATCAGCAAACAGAGGCTTTTTATCA GAACCAAAAATCTTCTCGTTCCTCACTGTTTTTGGAAAGCTTGGTTTGTAAATCGCAAGTTTCAGGACTAAGACACAACGAAGGAAGCAGAGTAGAAATCACTAACTCGCTCTCCAGAAGATTCTCCAGTTCGTTTAGTCATACTGATTTGTCAGCAGAAGGAATCAGAGGCCTCAAAACACACATACATTTGAGTGGTAACAATGAAGCAGCAACAATGCAACAGGGCTTACAGATGATTGATAGTAGATCTGATGGATATCCGATGTCCATGACTTTACGTGATTATCAGCTCTGCAAAACACAGCACCCAAGGATTTCTTCACGGCAAAAGAACAGGTGCAAGAAGACCTTAAAAGAAATATCTGAATATGCTGAAGAAAATTCTCAAGCAGAACAAGCAGCACtacttgagaaaataatttcaaagttGTGTTTCTCAGAAGAGTTTGGGGATTCTAAAGACTACACAGTTGACCttacaacaatatatgaactACTGAACAACAAAACAGGACTCAAGTATTCTTTGCTAAAAGACATAATTATTGATCAACTTTTGAGGGCTATATCAACATCCAGAGAAGAACATGTGATACGAGAATCAGTATCAGTCctatcaattattatttcaagGAACAGATCACTTGTTGATGACGTTAAGAGGAAAGGGTTACAATTGAATCATTTGGCAACTGCTCTTAAGAAAAATGTTCATGAAGCGGCTATACTAATTTACTTAATAAATCCATCTCCTGCAGAAATCAAGACATTAGAACTTTTACCATGTCTTGTGGATGTGGTGTGTGCTTCAAACAATTACAAATGTAGCCTAAGAACACTGCGGATAACACCTCCAGCAGCGTCATTGATGATTATGGAAGCACTAGTCACGGCATTTGACTATACATCGAGTGAAACACAATTAGCTGTGATCAGCTCACCGGAAGTACTCTCAGGGCTCTTGGATGTCTCAAGAAACAACAACCTGGAAGAGATTATTGCTCTGGCAGCTGTTCTAATCAGATGTATGCAATTCGATGGTCAATGCAGAAAACAGATAAACCATTCTGCTCCACTGGCCCCATTTATCTCTCTTTTGAGAAGCAACCATGAGCGTGCAACATCAATTGCATTGGAGTTTTTTCATGAACTGCTGAGAATTCCAAG GTCATCAGCCATTGAGGTGCTGCAGAAAATACAACAAGACGGAAGCAACAACAATATGAGTGCATTATTGCTTCTCATCCAAAAGTCACAACCAGAGTACAAAATTTTGGCAGCAAATTTGTTGCTTCAGTTAGACATGCTG GAAGAAACATCAGGTAAATTTGTATATTCTGAAGAGGCAATGGAAGCTCTACTCGAGTCAGTGTCGTGTGAAGAGAATTCTGCAACACAGGCTCTATCAGCGTTCATCCTATCCAACCTTGGTGGAACCTTCTCTTGGTCAGGAGAACCCTACACAATACCATGGTTGCTTAAAAAGGCTGGTTTGACTTCATTGCCACACAAGAACATGATAAAGAACGTTGACTTTTCTGATAAATGTCTACAg GACATTGGCATAGAGACATGGTGTAGCAAAGTAGCGAGACGCTTCTTAAAGTTTGGAAGTCCTCTATTCCATGCTTTAGAGAAAGGACTTAAGAGCGAATCCAGAAGTACCTCCCGAGATTATCTTGCTGCAACTGCATGGCTGGGGTCTGAAATCACGAAAGCCCCTGATGATTTGAGATATGCAGCCTGTGAGATTTTACTTAGTAGAATTGAGCAATTTGTTCATCCAGGACTGGAGCTTGAAGAAAGGCTATTAGGATGTCTTTGTATCTATTATTATACTTCCGGAAGAG GGATGAAAAAGCTAGTCAACTTTTCAGAAGGAGTTAGAGAGTCACTAAGACGCCTTTCCAACATGAGTTGGATGGCAGAAGAATTACTTAAGGTTGCTGACTATATCCAGCCAAACAAATGG AGAATATCCTGTGTTCACACACAGATTCTCGAAATGAGTAGTAGCCATAGTGGAGCAGTAACATCGCTCACCTACTATAATGGAGAGCTTTACAGTGGACATACAGATGGTTCAATCAAG GCATGGGACATCAAAGGACAAGAAGCAACACTTGTTAGGGACGTGAGGGAGCATAAAAAGGCTGTGACATGCTTTTCAATTTCTGAATCAGGGAATTGCCTGTTGAGTGGTTCTGCTGACAAAACAATAAAG ATCTGGCAAATGTTTGAAAGAAAGCTTGAATGTACAGAGACTATACTGACGAAAGATCCAATTCAAAATATCAACACACATGGAGAACTAATTTTTGCAGTTACCCAGAGCCACAAAATGAAG GTGTTTGATGGATCACGGAAGGCCAGTaaatatttcaagaataaaTCCATAAGGTGTGGAACATTGATAAATGGAAAGCTGTATATAGGCTGCACAGACTCAAGCATACAG GAGTTAGCTATTCCAAACAGCAGGCAGCAAGAGATCAAAGCACCATCAAAGAGTTGGAGTATGAAAAACAAGGCTGTGAACTCATTAGTTGTATATAAGGACTGGTTATACAGTGCAAGTTCAACAATTGAAGCTTCACATATAAAG GACTGGAGAAAAAACAAGAAACCACAAATATCAATGTCGCCAGAAAAGGGAGGCAATGTGTTGGCAATGGAAGTAGTGGAGGActtcatatatttaattttcagTGCGTCGATGAGCAACATCCAG ATTTGGCTGAGAGGAACACAGCACAAAGTTGGAAGATTATCAGCAGGAAGCAAGATAACAAGTCTTCTAACGGCAAATGACATAATTATATGTGGTACAGAGACAGGAATGATTAAG GGATGGATCCCCCTGTAG
- the LOC125853823 gene encoding uncharacterized protein LOC125853823, protein MGKGKQRIEIKKITKESARMVAFSKRRKGLFKKAVQLESKTGAKVAILVFSSSGKPYTCGDVETLCESNSSLDSFNLETHSESNGIWDSFNLQTHCESNGILDSFNLETHCESNGIWDSFNLERPCSSSGQNGMWDSFNLERPCSSSGQNGLWDSFNLERPCSSSGKNGMWDSFNLERPCSSSGQNGMWDSFNLERPCSSSGHNGMCDSYNLERHCSSSEIPSGSNGIWDSFNIEKHCSSSESSGMCDSFNVEACHNVNELLLLKAHLERTREKLLESQFLDSLWS, encoded by the coding sequence ATGGGTAAAGGGAAACAGAGAATCGAAATAaagaaaatcacaaaagaatctgcaagaATGGTGGCATTTTCGAAGAGACGCAAAGGACTTTTCAAGAAAGCTGTGCAACTTGAATCCAAGACTGGTGCTAAAGTTGCCATTCTTGTTTTCTCTTCCTCAGGAAAACCCTACACTTGTGGGGACGTTGAAACGCTTTGTGAGTCGAATAGTAGTTTGGATTCATTCAATCTTGAAACGCATTCTGAGTCGAATGGTATTTGGGATTCATTCAATCTTCAAACGCATTGTGAGTCGAATGGTATTTTGGATTCATTCAATCTTGAAACGCATTGTGAGTCGAATGGTATTTGGGATTCATTCAATCTTGAAAGGCCTTGTTCATCTTCTGGGCAGAATGGTATGTGGGATTCATTCAATCTTGAAAGGCCTTGTTCATCCTCTGGGCAGAATGGTCTGTGGGACTCATTCAATCTTGAAAGGCCTTGTTCATCCTCTGGGAAGAATGGTATGTGGGACTCATTCAATCTTGAAAGGCCTTGTTCATCCTCTGGGCAGAATGGTATGTGGGATTCATTCAATCTTGAAAGGCCTTGTTCATCCTCTGGGCATAATGGTATGTGCGATTCATACAATCTTGAAAGGCATTGTTCATCCTCCGAAATCCCATCTGGGTCGAATGGTATTTGGGATTCATTCAATATTGAAAAGCATTGTTCATCCTCTGAGTCGAGTGGTATGTGTGATTCATTCAATGTTGAAGCATGTCATAACGTGAATGAACTCTTGCTGTTGAAGGCACACTTGGAAAGGACCAGAGAAAAGCTGCTGGAGTCTCAGTTTCTTGACTCTCTCTGGTCATGa
- the LOC125853854 gene encoding uncharacterized protein LOC125853854 has protein sequence MAENNTMESVRKWVVEHKLRTVGCLWLSGIAGSIAYNWSQPHMKTSVKIIHARLHAQALTLAALAGAAVVEYYDHSSGAKAERVAKFLQPQAHSHKE, from the exons atGGCAGAGAATAACACTATGGAATCTGTCAGGAAATGGGTTGTCGAACACAAACTTCGAACAGTTG GGTGTTTGTGGCTTAGTGGAATAGCGGGTTCAATTGCTTACAATTGGTCTCAACCCCATATGAAAACTAGCGTTAAGATCATTCATGCCAG GCTGCATGCACAGGCGCTCACACTTGCTGCATTAGCAGGGGCTGCAGTTGTCGAGTACTATGACCATAGCTCAGGAGCTAAAGCAGAACGTGTTGCCAAGTTCCTCCAACCGCAAGCCCATTCTCACAAGGAGTGA
- the LOC125853857 gene encoding UDP-glucuronic acid decarboxylase 4-like has product MGGAEHLEKTSVKKHTMMSKKALSSSIVNYVLGEQRLICLFIGIIVSVSALSVINLSPRTISSTASVSLDHVSSTPIPRRITYELVDHGNINAGGKVPLGLKRKNLRVLVTGGAGFVGSHLVDRLIERGDSVIVVDNFFTGQKQNLLHHLNNPKFELVRHDVVEPILLEVDHIYHLACPASPVHYKYNPIKTIISNVMGTLNMLGLAKRVGARFLITSTSEVYGDPLQHPQVETYWGNVNPIGVRSCYDEGKRTAETLAMDYHRGLNVEVRIARIFNTYGPRMCIDDGRVVSNFVAQALRKQPLTVYGDGKQTRSFQYVSDLVEGLMRLMEGNHVGPFNLGNPGEFTMLELAKVVQETIDPNAKIEFKPNTEDDPHKRKPDISKAKQLLGWEPTVSLRQGLPRMVDDFRRRIFGDDKLDSGL; this is encoded by the exons ATGGGAGGAGCTGAACATCTTGAGAAAACTAGTGTAAAAAAACACACGATGATGAGCAAGAAGGCGTTATCTTCTTCCATCGTTAATTACGTGCTTGGAGAGCAGCGACTCATCTGTTTATTCATCGGAATCATTGTTTCAGTTTCCGCTCTCAGTGTGATTAATCTCTCCCCGCGTACCATCAGCAGTACTGCTTCTGTTTCCCTTGATCATGTCTCATCAACTCCTATTCCTCGAAGAATAACGTATGAGTTGGTTGATCATGGAAACATTAATGCAG GTGGAAAGGTGCCGTTGGGATTGAAGAGGAAGAATTTGAGAGTATTGGTAACAGGTGGAGCAGGGTTTGTGGGGAGCCATTTGGTGGATAGGTTGATAGAGAGAGGGGATAGTGTGATTGTCGTTGATAATTTCTTTACTGGTCAGAAACAGAACCTGTTGCACCATCTCAATAACCCTAAGTTCGAGTTGGTTAGACATGATGTGGTGGAACCTATCTTGCTTGAAGTTGATCACATTTATCATTTGGCGTGCCCTGCTTCTCCTGTTCATTACAAGTATAATCCCATCAAGACCATTATATC AAATGTGATGGGAACATTGAACATGTTGGGGCTGGCAAAAAGAGTAGGAGCTAGATTTCTGATAACTAGCACAAGTGAAGTGTATGGTGATCCTTTGCAGCATCCTCAAGTTGAAACTTATTGGGGCAACGTTAATCCCATTG GTGTCCGGAGTTGTTATGATGAAGGAAAGAGAACAGCTGAGACTTTGGCCATGGATTATCATAGAGGACTTAACGTTGAG GTTAGAATTGCTAGGATTTTTAACACATATGGACCTCGTATGTGCATAGATGACGGTCGGGTTGTGAGCAATTTCGTTGCGCAG GCATTAAGAAAGCAACCATTAACTGTTTATGGAGATGGGAAGCAAACTCGAAGCTTCCAATATGTTTCTGATTTG gtAGAAGGATTGATGAGGTTGATGGAAGGAAATCATGTAGGTCCTTTCAATCTTGGCAACCCTGGTGAATTTACCATGCTTGAACTAGCTAAG GTAGTACAAGAAACAATAGATCCAAATGCAAAGATAGAATTTAAACCAAACACAGAAGATGATCCCCACAAAAGGAAGCCAGATATTTCAAAAGCAAAACAACTTTTAGGATGGGAACCAACAGTCTCCCTTCGCCAAGGATTACCTCGCATGGTTGATGACTTTCGACGACGTATATTTGGCGATGATAAGCTCGATTCTGGTTTATAG